gcatggctcctcggaccacatacctcgtggaaattgatattttattaagtgttaaacagaaccttagttacgtctggtcctcgggccatctactttggggaaattaacattaccGTTCAttcttataagtatcaaacagaaacttggtcatgcatggctcctcggactacatacctcgtggaaattgatattttattaagtgttaaacagaaccttggttacgtctggtccttggaCCATCCACCTTAGGAAGATTAACATTTCGCTTTATTCTTCTAAGTAGCTGACAGAGATTTGAATATGCCTTGATTCTTGGGCCATATACCATAGTAAGTTTACTGGTTTGCTTTATGTCCAAGTTAAACATCAAATCCAGTCTTAAATTGTATTTCTCTTATTTTAGGTTCAGATATATTCATACTTATTTAACTGTATGTTGTTTCACTTTTGATATTACGATTTCAATACATAGTTTATCTGTTGATGGTTTAAGCTGATAGAGTAAGCATAGTTTCATGTTGGATTACCAGTGTTGGCTGGAGCATTATAAAGACTTCTCTGTACATTACGATGTTAAGTCGATGATGCTATATATGTAATTTACATTAGGGTAAAAGAGATAAATATTTCAGTGAAGGAAATTAGCAATGGATTAAAGAACAATCCTTTGAGTTTGTCATTGATACTATCAGTGGGTACATTGAACATGAAATTCTAAAATGAAAGGATTAAAATAAGAGTCccgagaaaaaaagaaaaagaaaagaagggctacataaagaaaaaaaagtcttaGAGGGCCTATGCTTTGGGTTTCGGTGGAGGGTCTTGTTTGGACTTCTTGGTAGCTTCTTTTGTTTGGTCCTCCTCCCTTGTCTGCTTAGACTCACCTTCGGACAAGGCttggacttgttttcctttgtccttCGTCTTTGGTGGAGGATCATTTGGCTCAGCATGCTTGCCTAGGCGCTTCTCAGCCTCATCaccttcttccttctctttatcaGAACCAGCCAATTCTGTAGGAGGTGGAATAAGATCTTGAACGGGAGATAGCTGTGTCGAAGGCACTGCCTCGGAAGTAGTTGAAGTAGGAGGAAGGTCTTCAATCACTCGGATATCCTGTGGaatccaaatgttctcggacttcctcaactCAGAAGTGGTAGAGACTCCTGCCATGTTTAGGGCTTCTGCCCAAACTTGTTGACAGTGCTCCCTACACAATTCAGCTAGCTCCTCGGTCAGATGGGTTTCCGTTGCCTCGACCCCTTCATTATAAGAAGCCTTCTTGGCAGCCTTCATGGTTTCCAATTActtccaattatatatatatagtaggcTTTCAATTACTTATGCATCTTTGTGAAATTTACTTCCAATTTTTTTGAGACAATGTAGTGCTCAAAGTCGATAATATTTGGAACACATTTCaccttcactttttttttttttgggtgtaaaaACAAATCACAAGTATCTTGTTTATGAATTTAGATTTTGTCATGTCATCAATAGTTTAAATGAATACTATAATAAtgctaataaatatttttttaaatgttaataaGATAATAGAACCTAAATCATTCATTTAATCATAAACAGTTAGGATTTTAAGGGCTTCCTAGTTACTCTTATCAAACATATTGGATTTTAACCATTTTGAGGTGAATTCTTTCTTTTCAGAATGGAATCCATGGATGGAATGTGTAAGGACATAAAATTCTAtcagcccaagcccacttaAAATAGTGAGCTTGTAGGGTTCAATTTAggcccaaattaataaatttgttagagaggGAATCAAACAACAAGAGAGGGCTTAGTCCGAGGATGAGAATAAGAGAGGAAGGCCTTCTTCATAAATATGTAGGTTAGTCTCTTCACACAAGCTTGCCCAAGGAGGCCAAAGTTATACAGAAAAATGTACTGTTCACATTCTTCTCTTAATGATCTtttttgcaatcatatttttttagttccaaTCCCTTTCTTTGGAAACTGTATTTTCCTTATGTCTTTTTCTGCATTtaaagaaggtggtggaaggagtcTGCTTAGCTGTGACTTGCACTGCTTAGCTGTGACTTGCACTAttcaggtcacttcctcatcaatgcagTTGATAAAGCTGTTGCCCACCGTTGAATGTGGAGGCTACAGGCTACCCCAAACTAGAAACTTTCCCTATGATCTCTAATTCCCTCTCATCAAATTCCTCTTCTCACTTAGAACTCTTCAGAGTCCTTTTGACTTATCTCTTCCCCTCCCCGAGCAACCTTCCTCCTCAGGCCCATGGCCCGTGGCATTCCCCCCACACTGTGACTCTTCAACTTCATCCTCAGTCCTCGAGCACCCATAATAGCCCCCTAAAACTTTTGCTATTAACCCTGAggaaaaagtgaagttttagTTACATGAGCCTACTATACACGTGCCATGCGCATTCCCACGTGGTAACGTCCTTTCACCTGTCTCCAGCACGCTCCTGACACTTCGAAATCCACGATCTCACATTTATGGCATCAGGCGGCTACCTGTCTCCCCACGTTCTACGGCTCGATCAGGATTGTACGGtccttattttatttcatttatgagCGGGAAATTTACAGCCCAAATTTTACCCCTATAAAAAGAGGGCCTGGGGCTGGCTAAAGTTCATTCACGCATTCTGGTAATTTAAACTGAAGCAAGCTCCCGAGGAGAATCTTTCCCTTTGCTCATAGGTGTGTtccttctttcatttctttctttacaCAAATTCATTCTTTTGCACCATAAAGCTCTATGGGTAGATACACTAAGTTAGTGGACACTCCCAAGGCTAGGGCTGTCTTTTGTGTACAGTACAGGATTCCCGAAGGTGTTGAAATCTAACACTGTGAATTCGGTGAGTGGCTAGTCTTGAATAGGCCTCCCGAGTCCGTGGTCATTCCTGTGATCACCTTCATCGAAGGCGGGATGGAACTTCCCATGGGAAGGGTTACTAGGGACTACTTGATAAACTATAGGTTAACCCCCACCAACTACTCCCCAAACATCTTTAGGGTCCTCGGGTGCGTAGATGTGTTGAATAGGAAAATGGGGACCAACCTTACCTGGCATGACTAAACTGGGTATATAATTTCtagaaaggggaaaaaaccAAGTATTACATTAAATGTAGGGTCCCCTCTATCAGGTTAATCTTTTGCCTACCTGACTCAAACAAGGGTATGGATGAGGACTTCCTCATCGTATCGGGAGATTGGCATGATGGATTGCATTGTCCCATCCAAGAAAGGGAACCAGGTAGGGTTCCTGAGGACCATAGATGCACATAGGACATTTACCTACTTTTATCAGtgcaaaaacattttttttagttgtttttctttatttttttactcataaTTCTTATTGTTTTCCTCGGCAAATGAATACCACATTGCCCCAGCCAAGCATTTGGTGAACTTCAAGGACTTGAACCGGATCCTTAGATCAGAGATCTTTCTGCATAAGTACAGTCAACTCCGGGCCCCCACATCATTCTCGGATATAAACCCTCCACCAAGCACTTCCAGAGCTCGAAGAACGTTATTAAAGCCAAGGACGCTCGGTTAGCTTTAATAGACGTAGCCATCCCAGGCTTCCTGCTGTCTGAACCTCCTCTGGAAGGAACTCAGGACACCCAACTTCTAGCCCCCTTAGCTGCCAGGCTCCTCTACTCCCAAGAACCACCCATCCCATGGCCAAGAAGTTCACACCTGAGCTTGCTCCCCAGGAAGTCACTGACAAGGACTTCGAGGTTGTCTATCAACAAGAAGACCCCGAAGACACTCCTAGCACCTCACGCAAATGCCTCCAACCCGTACAAGTCAGTGTTAATCAAGAGGCCACAAACATCCTAGAAGGTATGGGATTTGAAGAGAAAACGCTCGACCTACTAGCTCTGCTTAGTGCCTATGCCAGAGGTTACACCTTAGCCGTGCCAGTAGTGACGTGGCCACCTACTCCCTCCCCCACACGCACTTCTTTCATGGATGTTGCTGATAAGAAATGGAAGAGGGCCCAAGGAGGCAAGGGCACAAATGGTGTAGAAGAGGGGGAGGTCTCCCAATCCCCCCACCAGCCCCTTGCCAAGGATGCTTGGATGGGGAAAGGGCTTCAAAAGGAGTCTTCTAGTGGGACTTCCAAAGAGCTTGGGGGAGACCAGCCCAAGAAACCTTCCATTTAGAGGCCCCTCTTCACCCTCAGTTTTGGCAACCCGGTGCTGGACAACGCCAACTTGAGGGATCCCCAAAAGGAAAGCTCAGGCTTGGTGGTCGAGTGCCTAGAGAAGGCTCTATGCCTACCAGAGGATATGGCCGAGCTGAGGTCATTTAGGAAGCGTGAAGTCTTCCTATCTTCAAAACAGGACTTAGCCAAGGTACGTGACCACTTTCCTTAGTTTACCACATTAACATATAAAACTTTAAcccaatactttttttttttttttgtagtctGTCCAAGCTGCCTTTATGGCCGAAGAGTGGGTAGACCACTCTTTAGACTTGGCTAGAAAAGCTGAGAATAAGCTAGAGGCTACTAAGAAGGCCCATGCTGAGGCGGACAAGAAGCTCAAGAAGACTCTTGCCCAGCTAACCGATGTGGAAAAGGCTCACAAGAATGTTGAGTCCGCCCTCAAGGGCTATAAGAAACAGGCAGCTGATGCCTTGGAGGCTCAGAGAAAAGCTGAGAATAAAATGGCTATCACGGTGGTGGAGCTAAAGCAGACCAAGAAATAGCTGGAGGCTAAGAAGGCAAAGATGTCCCAAGTCGAGCAGGCAACCTATGACGTGGACATGACCAGGGCATTTGAAAGCCTTACTGTCCAACTCAAGGATGTCGCTCGGGCCTTCTGCGTGGAGGTGTGGGGCCAAGCCCTAAGTGTTGTTGGGGTTAGCATTGAATCAGAGGGACTTAGaacttatttactattttttttattatccaaTTCGTACttgtcattttatatatattgtatgtGTGCCCATCTCTTACAATGGTACGTCTATACTAACTGGCAATTCATTCATGGAACGTTCCCAATCCCTCTATTTAACCAAGAAGAACTTGCACCCCAATTGACAAACTAACTTGCAAAACTTAAGAAAAAACTCTAGCATTTACCTTAAACTACAAATGAAAACCTAAAGCAAAGTCTTGGGCATTGACCCTAGGGCCCTAGAGAGCAAACTAGGTACTTTATTTCATCGCCCACAATTCTAGGAGTTTCATCAGGGCctaggttctgtctaacacttagaatatttcatgcaatgttaatttaccctaggcttGTGACCTGAGGAGTCAAACAAGGCCTAGGTTTTATTTAACCCTTAGAATATTTCATGCAGTGTTTATTTACCCTAggcttgtgacccgaggagtgaaacaaggcctaggttctatttaacacttagaatattttatGCAGTGTTAATTTACCTTAGGCTCATGACCCGAGGAGTTAAAAAAggcttaggttctgtttaacacttacgATATTTTATacagtgttaatttaccctaagcttgtgacccgaggagtcAAACAAGGCTTTGGTTCTCTTTAACACTTAGGATATTTCATGCACtgttaatttaccctaggcttgtgacccgaggagtTAAACAAGACctaggttctatttaacacttaagaTATTTCATgcagtgttaatttaccctaggcttgtgacccgaggagtcAAATAGGGCctaggttctatttaacacttagaatatttcatgcagtgttaatttaccctagaCTTGTAACCCAAGGAGTCAAACAAGgcctaggttctgtttaacacttagaatattTCAAAGACTGATTGTTGCAGCCAATACATCCATAATGAAACGTAATTAAGAAAGATATGAGTGGAAAAAGAATTcataacattaataataataacctcatagattgtttacattccaagggcgaggaACTACATTTTCATCTAGGTCTTCTAAGTAATAAGCCCCAATGCTAGCAATGAAAGTGATCCTATTTGACCCTTCCCAATTAGGACCCAGTGTTCCCCAGGCAGGGTTCTTTGCTATTCCTACCACTTCTCTTAAGACCAGATCCCCCAATGCTAGAGGCCTTGACTTAATCCCCTTATCATAGCCTTGCTTAAGTTTCTGTTGGTGATGTGTCATTTTTACCATTGCCACCTCTCTTCTTTCCTCGGCCACATCTAGGCTGTCCAGGAGTAAGCAATTGTTCTCTTCAACATTGAACTGATCCATTCTCAAAGTTGGGAATCCAGACTCAAGAGGGATCATTGCCTCCACCctataagtcattgaaaaataAGTTTCCCCCATTGATCTTCGAGGTGTGGTGCAATAGGTCCACAACACATGGGGCAATTCATCCACCCACTTTCCTTTAGTGTTGTCTAACCTTTTCTTCAGTCCAGATACTATAACATTGTTGGTGGCCTTAGCCTGtccatttccctaaggatagACAGGTGTAGAATATTTGTTCCTAATACCTACCTCTCCACAATATTTTTGGAGGGCTTAACTGTCGAATTGAAGATCATTATCTAAGATCAGTGTGTGAGGGATTCTTGTGAACATATTCTTTTAGATGAACCTCTTAGCATCCACATCCTTGATATTAGCAAGTGGCtcagcttccacccacttggtgagaTAGTCTGCGCCAACGAGGAGCCATTTTCAGTTTCCTATAGCTCGGGGAAATGGTCCCATTATGTCCAaaccccattgagcgaatgacTAAGGGCTAGATATCGGAttcaggactccccctagcTGATGGAAGTTTGGGGCATACCTCTGACACCGGTCACACCTCTTGGCATAGTCTTGAGAGGTTCTTTACATGctaggccaccaatatccctgggTGAGGGCCCTATACGCCAAAGACCTacctcctgtgtgacttccacatATGTCTTCATGTAACGCTTCCAACAAAGGCTCCACTGCCTCCAGATGCACGCATAATAAATATGACCCTGAGTACGAGTGGTTGTACAACTTCTGGTCTCCAGATAGCCAATGGTGAGGGGCACTTCTAGGCACCTTCTCTACTTCACACTTGTCCTCGGGCAAAATTTCCTGCTTCAAAAAGGCTACTATAGGGTCCATCCAGCTCTTCCACACATAGAGGCTATAAACCTCAACCAAGGATACCCTTGTGAGACTTGAGCTATTCATCTCCTCGACAACCACAACTTGAGGAAGACCTGACCCCAGAGAAGTGGCCAGCATGGtgaaagaatctgcatgagagTTCTACCTCCTATGAATTTGCTTCAATGCAAAACTCTTAAATTGAGCCCGAACATGTTGTACCCTAACAAGATACCCCTGCATTCTCTTAGCCCAAGCCTCAAACTCTCCATTAACCTAGCCCACCACCAACCTAGAATTAGAATACAACTCCATCACATCACCCCCTAATTGCTTGACCATTGCTACTCCTGCTAACagagcctcgtactcggcctcgttgttaGTAGCTAGGGAACCCAACCGCAACGATTTCTCCATTACCAGCTTCTCAGGGGTGATTAACACAATCCCAATCCTTTCGCCCTTTTAGTTAGATGCTCCATCCGTATAAACCTCCCAAGGGAGGACGACGATGACCGAAGTGACCATCATCCCCAAGCCTTTTTCTCCCTTCTCTATTGTACCTTCAGTAAACTTTGCTATAAAGTCTGCCAGAACTTGCCCCTAAATGGCAGTCCGAAGCATGTATTAGACATTGTAGGCTCCAAGTATGGTTCCCCACTTAGCAATCCTGCCTGTATAGTCTGATTTCCTTAGAAGAGCTTGTGAAGGGAGCTGGGTGAGCACCACCGCAGTGTAAGCCCAAAAATAATGGGGCAACTTCCTCGGGGCATACACTATGGCCAAaattgccttctccaaaggtAAATAGTGTGTCTTAGCCTCTTGTACGGACTTATTGATAAGTAGACAGGCCTTTGGACCCCATCCTCACTTCTGACCAAGACGAGACTAACAACATAGTGTGTGATTGCTAGGTAAGCATACAATTCTTCCTCCTTCTTGGGCCTGGAAAGTATTGGAGGACTTGACAAGTACTGCTTAAGATCCTTACAAGCTGTTATACACTCCTCCATCCACTGAAAGTCCTTCCACTTGTGAAGAAGCTGGAAAAAGGGATGACACCTATCTGCCGACCTAGAGATAAATCTATTTATGGAAGCTGCCATTCCAGTCAACCTCTGCACCTCTTTGGGATTCCGAGGGGGATGTAAATTTTTAATAGCCTTAATCTGCTCAGGGTTGACCTTAATCCCATAGTGAGTAATCATGTAGCCCAAAAACTTGCCCAAGCTGaccccaaaagaacatttaaagGTGTTCAGGCATAACTTATGCTTTCTTAGGACCGAGAATGTCTCCCCCAAATCAACCAAATGCTCTCCTATCTGcctgctcttcaccaccatgtcatcaacatatGCCTCCACGTTCCTTCCCAACTATGACTTAAACATTTGCTTCACCATTCTTTGATATGTGGATCCTGCATTCTTGaggccaaagggcatcaccCGATAATGATAGTTCCCATTAGGAGCATGAAAtgttgttttctcttgatcaggTAATGATAGGGGTATCTGATGGCAACCTtagaaggcgtccaagaaactcatctaGGGATGTTctacag
The sequence above is drawn from the Castanea sativa cultivar Marrone di Chiusa Pesio chromosome 5, ASM4071231v1 genome and encodes:
- the LOC142635182 gene encoding uncharacterized protein LOC142635182; this translates as MGFGHNGTISPSYRKLKMAPRWRRLSHQGNGQAKATNNVIVSGLKKRLDNTKGKWVDELPHVLWTYCTTPRRSMGETYFSMTYRVEAMIPLESGFPTLRMDQFNVEENNCLLLDSLDVAEERREVAMVKMTHHQQKLKQGYDKGIKSRPLALGDLVLREVVGIAKNPAWGTLGPNWEGSNRITFIASIGAYYLEDLDENVVPRPWNRDWERSMNELPVSIDVPL